The DNA region TTGATAGATAGTTAGTCTTACACACCATTGCAAAGTTTTATAGCTTTGTGATAGAATTTCCTTTTAAGCTTGGGTGGTATTTTCGATCACGTGTCATAGCAGAAGCATTTCTCCATTTCATTTATAGCCTACTTAATTTAGATCCTATAATTGACATCTCTCTTTTTTGTCCTTTCGTAAAATGGACCCAAGGCTTGAGAGTATTTCTAAAACTTTATTCTAAAATTGTATATCTCTTATTTTGACCTCTAAATTAGGTTTTGCCTTTTTTTGTTGCTAAACTTGCATTACGTATTCAATTATACTTTCTGTTAAGTGAAACTCACGTATCCTTTAGAGTTTGTTCACATCAACCACTCTCATTTATTTCTTCTTTCCACTATCCAACTAACACCTCTTAGATATCTTCCATTATTTTGGGAAAAATCTAATTCATAACACatgttaattaaaataataattaactaCAACTAAAATGATTTTACTCAAGCGataagatggaagagaaagttaAATAATATGAATCAATAAAATCTCTTACCAGAACAAGTCCTTTGATGATTTGATCCGTGTAGTACTCAGGCTGTGATTGTTGTTGGGTGAGGAGATGGTCTATCATGGTGGTAGCATTGCCACACTTCTTCGTCCCATCACGATGCTCATCAATGAGTCCCTGTAAGAACGCATCAGTTCTCTTACCTAACCTCTTCAACCTCTTCACCAGCCCATCAAAATCAAACCACCTCAACAAACCAATGAAATCTCCAGGGTTGTTAGCCCCTCCCAACATAACAATCTCCTTGATAATTTCCCTGAATACCCTCGCTTCCTCCGCTTCACTCACGTCACAGTCCTCACCGTAGTACCTCTTCCCGGAAACCATCCTCATCACCGTGTTAAACGTCATTTCAGAGAACAACAATCTCAGCTCCACCTTCACATAACCACCGTCACCGCACGTGCTGTCACGTGCGAGCTTCTGCATCATTCTCATCACTTCGTCTCTTCGAAGCTCCGTGAACGTGTTGAGGCGGTGCGAGGAGAGGACTTCGAGGGATAAGATGCGGCGGAGGTTGCGCCAGTGGTCGCCGTACGAGGAGTTCAAGACGGTGGTGTTGTTGTAACTGATGTACTTGCCGAGGAGGAAAGAAGGCCGGTTTGCGAGGACTATGTCGTTTCTGGTGAAGCATTCTTGCGCGGCGGAGGAGGATGAGACGACGACGACGAGGCGGGAGCCAAAGCGGAGAGAGAAGATTTGGCCGTAGGTTTGGGAGAGGGTGTGGAAAGTGCGGTGGAAGGGTTGTTGGAGCTGGTGGAGGTTTCCGATTATGGGGAGACAGGGTGGGCCTGGGGGGAG from Lotus japonicus ecotype B-129 chromosome 2, LjGifu_v1.2 includes:
- the LOC130740874 gene encoding cytochrome P450 81E8-like — its product is MAPFFLIVPLISFFLLLLTFFRTRRLHNLPPGPPCLPIIGNLHQLQQPFHRTFHTLSQTYGQIFSLRFGSRLVVVVSSSSAAQECFTRNDIVLANRPSFLLGKYISYNNTTVLNSSYGDHWRNLRRILSLEVLSSHRLNTFTELRRDEVMRMMQKLARDSTCGDGGYVKVELRLLFSEMTFNTVMRMVSGKRYYGEDCDVSEAEEARVFREIIKEIVMLGGANNPGDFIGLLRWFDFDGLVKRLKRLGKRTDAFLQGLIDEHRDGTKKCGNATTMIDHLLTQQQSQPEYYTDQIIKGLVLVMLLAGTDTSAITLEWAMSNLLNNQEVLKKEKHELDTYIGQDHRLVDEADISQLPYLQNIVYETLRLHPAAPLLLPHVSSEDCTIGEYNIPRNTIVLVNAWAINTDPKLWSDPTCFKPERFEKEGETNKLMTFGLGRRACPGTNLGQRTVGLTLALLIQCFEWKRTSEKEIDMTEAKGATVPKKVSLEAMCKMRQQLGNKDIL